In the genome of Mesosutterella faecium, the window TCTACGAGTCGCACTACGGGCTTGCGGTGGCCTACATGGAGGACGAGGGCCGGGCGGTGCTCTTAAACCACAAGCAGGCCGTTTTCGCCGACGTCCCCATGCCCTACCCCGCGATCAGCGTGGAGCGCCGCTCCTACACGCTCGACGGCCGGATCGTGGAGCTGCGCATCATGGTGAGCGTCACCGACCGGCAGAAAATGGTCCAGCGCTTCGGCACGGATCCGAGGGACCTGAAGGAGACAAAGGACTGAGAGCCCCCTCCGCAGGCCGCCCGGGGACTCCGGCGGCCGCGCTTTACTTCCTGAAGGCGAGGCTGCCGGCCGCCAGGAGCAGCGCGAAGGCGATCGGGATCAGGAACGCCTTTTCCATCCCGATCGAGTCGGAGACCGAGCCCAGCAGCGGCGGCAGGAACAGCAGCGTCCCGTAGCCGATCGTCGAGACCGCCGAGCAGGCCGCCCCCGGGTCGACGCCCGGGCAGCTGCCCGCGCGGCTCATCACGATCGGGACGGCCGGGGCCACGCCCGCGCCGGCCAGGAAGAACCCGGCCAGGCAGACCGCGGGGCTGTCCGCGGCAATCGCGACCACAAAGCCCGCGGCGACGAGCAGCCCGCCCGCGGCAAGCAGCGTCGCGTCGCCCAGGCGCTCGCGCAGGTGGTCGGTGAAGAGCCGCACGAGCGCCATCGCCGCGGCCGCGGCCCCGAAGCTGAGCGCCGCGGTCGACTCCGGCGCCCCCTTGACCGAATGCAGGAAGATGCTCCCCCAGTCGCCCACCACGCCCTCGCTCGAAAAGGCGCAGATCTCCATGAAGCCGCAGAAATAAACGAACAAGGGCAGGCGCGGGCGCCGCGCGGCGTCCCGCCTGGGGATGTCCTCCTGCAGGTGCCGCCCGGCCGGGGCCCGGCAGGCGAGGCACACGAGCGAGAAAAAGAGGAAGTTCGCAAAGGCCCCGGCGCCCGCCCAGGCGAAGGCCGCGCCCAGCGCAGCCCCCAGAATGCAGCCGAGGCTGTAGCCCGCCTGCATCCGCCCCATGAGGCGGCTGCGGCTGTGCGCCTCGAGCAGGATCGCCTGCGTGTTCATGCAGACGTCGAAGATGGCGACCGCAAGCCCCAGGCCCGCAAAGACCGCGAAAAGCGAGAACTTTCCGGGGGCGAGCCCC includes:
- a CDS encoding MFS transporter, with translation MKGALVTNRGRLLPSDALSCFFFFTAAGGYYSLLTSRMPAIKAGAGIGDAEVGLALLCLGAASVTGLLFCGRLIRRYTSARLLRVSSAALFLLLPLAGLAPGKFSLFAVFAGLGLAVAIFDVCMNTQAILLEAHSRSRLMGRMQAGYSLGCILGAALGAAFAWAGAGAFANFLFFSLVCLACRAPAGRHLQEDIPRRDAARRPRLPLFVYFCGFMEICAFSSEGVVGDWGSIFLHSVKGAPESTAALSFGAAAAAMALVRLFTDHLRERLGDATLLAAGGLLVAAGFVVAIAADSPAVCLAGFFLAGAGVAPAVPIVMSRAGSCPGVDPGAACSAVSTIGYGTLLFLPPLLGSVSDSIGMEKAFLIPIAFALLLAAGSLAFRK